In the Triticum aestivum cultivar Chinese Spring chromosome 2B, IWGSC CS RefSeq v2.1, whole genome shotgun sequence genome, ACAACAATGTTTATCTCTTCTCATCTTCTTTTCTTCTGGCGCCACCAGAAAGTACGTAAGTACTTAAACTACTGACCGATCTTTGGTAGACCAGAAAACCGTAAGGCTGGACTCTGACGCAGAGCCGGTTCCTTTTCATGAGGCCAGCTTGTTAAAATGGTTTTTAGGAAGGTTCTATTGACCAGTTTGGACCGATTTTCAAACCTTTCGGcgatttctttttctgttttttgtgttttcttttatcAATTTTCAGGGTTTCTTCTATGTTTCGTATTCTTTTTTACTTTAGGTTTTTTACTACTCACTATTTGTAGTTTTATGTTTAGTTTTCAACAGTTTTTTTGGGTTTCAGTTGTCTGCGTTTCTATATAGGTTTATTTTGTGTGTTACTTTTTCTCTAAGTTTTTCGACACACGTCTACTTTTCTATACATATTATACATTTTCTATACACCTCGCAAATTTTATATACCCTCTCTCAAACTTTCGTATGTATCAGGAAACTTTTGTATACATGATTAGCATTTTCTAAAATATATTTTTGATGTATACTTTATTTCATGCACATTCTACATTATTTATATACAGCAGCAACATTATTTAAATataatttaaaaaatttcaaacACATGATTATCTttatttcaaatatatgttttcgaaaataaaataaaatatgtgttAAACATTTTTGACAAAAACACTTTGACCTTTTTATTTAATGATATGAAACATTATTCAACTACAtgaacatttattttactttgtataaacatttttaaatGTCAGAAACACATTTTTGGAAACATGTGAACTTTTTATAAAGTGTCTCGTATATTTTTTGAATGctatgaagcattgttttttgaaTTACAGCAACTTTTGTTCATGTTGTTTAACCATTTTTTAAAATTTCACGTACATTTTATTGAAACCAGGAACAGTTTGAAATGCCAGGAATAATTTTTAAATATTATCAACAATTTGTAAGACTTGCTCATTTTATTATTCTCATAATATTAACAATTTTATGTTCACAGAATGGATGTTTTTTTAAATTTCAGTATCACTTTTTCCACATAATAAAAATAATATTTATGTGCTTTTGAGACACAACGATCGCACAATGACTCGGTCAATTTAAGGGGGCGCCTCAAGTGAGCGAATACTTCTAAATATTGTTTGTGCTTAAATGAATGTCCTTGTTATTATTTTATGCTTCCATTATTTGTGCAATttcaacaattgttctctaacatATAGAAATGTTTGTGTATTCCAAAAAGTTCTCATTAAATTAGAAAATCTTGAGTTTTAAAACATGTACAAATTCTGAAAATTATGTCGAACCAACACAACCTGTAATAGGATAAAACCAAAAACACAATAGCATTGAACTaaaagaaaatgaaacaaaagGGGGAATACAAATGAACAGAACAAAAGAAAATCGATGGAACTGATCAATACATCGGACAGGACCATGGAGTGATGccttgtgcctcggcatcttgatgTGGTATGTCTCAAATAGGGATTACTCCATGGGAGCTCCTATATGCCGGCGCCTTCTGTGCCCGGAACCAATTAGCGCTCATGAACGCCAGAGCGGGCCGCGGCCCAGAAATGAGCTTCGCTCCCACCGCTCGATCATTCCGCATGcatgcccacttcttttgctcGCTCGGCCGCGGGCAACTTTGTTTTTCGGTTTTTTCTGTTGGCCTGGTCGAAAAAACAAGAGTATTTTTTAATACTTGCAAAAAAAAATGTGAAATCAATAAACGAAAATTTTaaagaaaaaagttcatccatttcgGCAAAAAACTTATCATCGATTctgaagaaaagttcatcaattttagaaAGAAAATCAAAAATTGATAAAAagatcatcgattttgaaaaaaacaaaTATCAGCGATATTGAAAAAAAATTCAACGACTTTGAAAAAAATTAAGTggtaaaaaaagttcacaaatttgaaaacgttcacaaagaattaaaaaaaagttcatcaacttagAAAAATAGTACAAATATTTACAAATTTGTTCATCCATTCTGGAATGGTAAAAAATAgtcaaaaagttcattgattttgaaaaacagCTCAACGATTGAAGAAGTTCACGAAtttaagaaaaggaaaaaagaaacaaaaaatgaaaataaaagagaaaagaaaatggAAAGAAAGAACAAAAATATGAAAACTGAGTTGATAATCACAAAAAGTATGGTGTCTCTAGTGGTTATACCTGGCCATTCCTCGAGCCAGGCAGCAACATAAGCAGGGCTAAAGCGGTCGCCGTCCCACTCACACATGTGTGCCCACATGCCGCCGGCTGCTCCTGCGTGCGCGCGTTGACAAACAGCCTGCCGAGAGCATTGACGTCTATGTATGCGGAGCTTATGAACTTTGGACTTATTTTTCGCAGAAAACACATTTGGAAAATGAAAGGTTCGTTCCAAAATCAAAGTTTTATGTGGTTTTTGCAAAGGGAGGTAGTATTTCTTACAAAAGAAAATCTTGCTAAGCGTAATTCACACGTAACAGAAAATAGTGGTTTTGTGATCACGAGGAGACAATACATCATTTGTTTTTGTCATATCCGTTTGCTGCCTTGATTCGGCACACCACTAATTTTGTATACAATCATCACAGCCAATGAGTATTCCAAATTTGTTTGGAAACTAGTTGGGTGGTATCATCATCGGTTGAAGGGGCAAATCCATGTGGGAGTTTGTGTCATTCTCTTGGCAATATGTAATTGTCAGAATGATTGCATTTTTACTATATCGTCTATTGTCCTAATTTCTTGCACGTTATCCACAGAGCTACTGCTTGAATGTGTATGTGGTTATCACTACAACATGTAGATATGCGGTTCATTATCGAAATGATAAAAGTAAGATTTATTCAATCAGTTTGGTAGACAAGCCAAGGTTATGTGGATTACCTATGTAATCCTGGGTTTGATGGACTATGGTCCTGTTATCTTCTTTTTGTCAATTTTGTGTGATACTCGGTGACTGAAACATGTGCACGCTTAATAAAATCATTGTGTgcatcttagggcatctccagccgtcccCCCAAGAGGCCCCAGGAGGCTTTTTTCATCGCCGGTGCGTGTTTTTTCACCCAGTCAAGCCCCCACGAGTCCAAAAAGCGCCGGATTTGACGAAAGTTACGCCCGGCGATACCAACCCAAACCCAAAGAGTTGGGGCGCAGCTGGGGGCACCGGCGCTCCATTTTGCATGCAAAAACCCCACAAGTCAGCCTCAGACCTCACTATTTCTCCTCTTTTCCTCCCAGGCCAACCATGTGCAAGGCCAGCGAACGCCTTCTTCAGCACGTGCATGGCAGGCCGAGGCGGGGACCCGGCCATGGGGCAGTGCTACCTCGCGCGGCGCCGCCGGGCGGAGACACACTCGCCGGCCCCGGCCAGCGCCGCAGACGCCGCCGTCGCGGCACCCCACACCGGCCGCCGCGGCCGGGACCGTGAGCGTTCCAGCTCGCCATCTCCAAGCTCGCCGTCTGCGCCACCGCCTTGCTGGCGGAGCTGAGCCAGCGGCGCCGGCCACGGGCAGCCCCGGCATCGGGCGCACCACCCCGAGCGTCCCCGGCACCGGGCGCGCCGGCCCCGACCGGGCGCACCGGCCCCGAGCGTCCCCGGCACCCGGCGCATCGGCCACAGGCGGCCCCGAGCGTCCCCGGCACCGGGCGCGCCGGCCACGGGCGGTCCCGAGCGCGGAGGCCACGCGCGTCCCGGCACCGAGCGCGCCGGCCACAGGCGGCCCCGAGCGTCCCCGGCACCGGGCGCGCCGGCCACGGGCGGCCCCGGCACCGGGCGCCCCGGCCACAGGCGGCCCCGACACCGGGCGCACCGGCCCCGAGCGTCCCCGGCACCCGGCGCGCCGGCCACAGGCGGCCCCGAGCGTCCTCGGCACCGGGCGCGCAGGCCACGGGCGGCCCCGAGCGCGGAGGCCACGCGCGTCCCCGGCACCGGTCGCGCCGGCCACAGGCGGCCCCGAGCGTCCCCGGCACCGGGCGCGCCGGCCACAGGCGGCCCCGGCACCGGGCGCACCGGCCCCGAGCGTCCCCGGCACCGGGCGCGCCGGCCACGGGCGGCCCCGGCACCGGGCGCCCCGGCCACAGGCGGCCCCGACACCGGGCGCACCGGCCCCGAGCGTCCCCGGCACCCGGCGCGCCGGCCACAGGCGGCCCCGAGCGTCCCCGGCACCGGGCGCGCAGGCCACGGGCGGCCCCGAGCGCGGAGGCCACGCGCGTCCCCGGCACCGGTCGCGCCGGCCACAGGCGGCCCCGAGCGTCCCCGGCACCGGGCGCGCCGGCCACAGGCGGCCCCGGCACCGGGCGCACCGGCCCCGAGCGTCCCCGCACCGACCGTCTCCCTCGTCTCGCTCGTCTCCCTCGTCTCCGCCGTCTCCCTCGTCTTCCCCGCCGCCGCGTCCTTGGTCTCCTTGGTCCTTCCCGCGGCCGTGTCCGCCATCTCACTCGCGCTCCCTGCACGCTGCCGAAGACGCCGTCCTCGACTGTTGGGCTCGTGCATATCCCGCCTGGCCGCGGCGAGCTCGTCGGGCTCGCCTGGCCGCGGAGTAGCAAAGCAGCCAAGCAGCAGCATCTCACGTAGCAGCAGAAGCAGGGACACGGGCACGCGTGCAGCAGGCAGCAACAGTTGGCTCGCGGGGGCATGGCCAGGGGTGCACGACCGCGCGGGAGCGGAGCTCCGGCCATGGCGCCTGAAGCGCTGCAGGGGTCGAGGCAGCCGAGGAGGGTCGGGGGCGAGCAGATCGACGGGACTTGCAGAGgcgcccgaggttgaagaagggtCATCCGATCCCGGTGATGGCGAGGCGGGAAGCGAAGGGTAGGAGGCGGAGCGCGGAGGGGAAGGAGAGCGCGGTGGCGAGGAAGAGCAGCAGCGGGGCCAGCACGCCTCGTCGCCTCGTGTgctgcctgggggggggggggggcgaacgacTGGAAGAAATTTCAGCCCGAGAGTAAAATTCTCGCCGGCAGCCCCCCAACGGCCGGAGATGCCCTTATGATGCATAGGCCGGGTACTTCAAAAAAAAAGACTCAATTGACGAGGACCCCACGGCAACCATCCAAAAGAGACTACTCGAGACGAAGCCGATCGACCGTTCGGTTATCAAAATCGGCAGTTTCGGATCGACCCCTGACTGGATCACCAAGAAATATCTCACTCTATTCGAAGCAGGGAGGCAACTAGTGACTGTGGGAAAGAGACGTGTGGAGGAGAACGGAGCGAGGCAGCAACAAAAGGCTAAAGCGGTCGCCGGCCCACACAAACACATGTGCCCATATGCCGGCTGCCTCTCCGTGCGCGCGTACGCGTTGACAGCCTGCCAGCCAGCCAGCCGAGAGAAGAGGAAAAAATCATCCGAGAGCAGAGGAGAGAGGCAGAGAGATGGCGGCCATGGCGGACGCCGAAGCCCCCTTCCTGCTTCCCACCGACGACGACGAGGCGGCGCCACTCGCCGGCGTCTCCGACTTCCGCGGCCGCCCCGTGCGCCGCGCCGGGTCCGGCGGCTggcgctccgccttcttcgtctgCGGTACGTACTCTCGCACCGACGCACGCGCGCTCTGTTCCCCTGCTTGCTCGACCGTCAAGTAACAGTCGTCTTCATCGGTCCGGCATGGGTTGATTGCAGTGGTGGAGATCGCGGGCAGCTTCGCCTACTTCGGCGTGTCGGCCAACCTGATCACGTACCTGACGGGGCCGCTGGGCCACTCCAACGCCGCCGCGGCAGCCGCCGTCAACGCCTGGTCCGGCACGGCCTGCCTGATGCCGCTGCTCGGCGCCTTCGTCGCCGACTCTTGGCTCGGCCGCTACCGTTCAATCATCGTCGCCTGCACCCTTTACGTCCTGGTACGGTGAAAATCCTCCTTTTGCTTCTCTGTTTTTACTTGTCTACGTCATGGTAGATGCTATCACACGTGAGAAACGCGGTTATAAGATAATGAGATGAGATCTAGTCGTCGCTGGATTGGAAGATGTGCTCGAGTCGTACTGAGTCCACCTCAAAGAATCGTCGGTGATGTTGACTCCGGACAATGCAGTACTGGAGCTGATTTTTTATTTCAAAAATCTCCACAGCTATTTATATTTGACACAGTAGTGACTTTTCTAGCACATGTTTGATACTTGATTTCTTCTGGTTTTCTATAGATATATATATTGTGTAGATAATTATTTTAAGACAGAGTAAGTACTTGTGAAAGTTGTATTTGAACACCATGCTGGTATCCATCGCGATAGACATTTCTGAGTGCAACTGGTATAATTGGTACTGGAGTATATTTTTTTGAAAACAAAAGGTTGTTGTCTTAATCCCGAGTCATTTGGTCAACAGAATGCACAAGTTACCTGGGTCAACTTGCCTACTTGGCGGAAAAATAGTTTTGTTTGATGTAGTATCTCTTTCGCTTGTGGGTTCTCTCTTATTTCCAATTTGACAATTTCACATTCACCTTTTGCCCTCttccctgtctctctctctctctctcaaaaaaaaacaATTTAGGGTAGTTATGGATTCATTGTGTCCGTCGCTTGAAGTCGTGTCTTAGTTCAGATTATCATTTTTCTTGCAGCTCATAGTTATTTTGACTGCGACTTTCCAAATGTTATCATTATTTTAGCATATCGACTCCCAGGGTGCTGGAAACGGGTTGTATATTAGTGCTACGAGGTGAAAGGTGAGGGTTTTTCGCCATTATTGAAAGCCTCATACGAAACCACAAAATCAGATATTTTTACTTCCCTGAAACTGGGTCGAGTTTTATAGACAACTCAATCGCTCGTAAAATCGAGTAAATTGCAACCTAGAGTATCTACTTCATGTTAAACCTGACATTAGTTTTCCTTTTCACCATGTTGCACGACATCATAATTTTATGTCTGAATTCTTGATGTGAATTGAGTTAAATTAGTCTAGGATTTACGTTTACTTTGTCCCTCAACATTAAGAAGTTCAAAATATGGTTTTAAACATGTTGGCCTCGAAAATTAATAATTTCTTATAGTTTCGGTTCTTCCTTTACATTGAACATTAAACGTTAAGCAGACACTAACCAAGTTTTAAAATGTGTGTGTATGCGTGCAGGGATATGGCATGATGACTCTAGTGACCACGCTCCAGGCGCAGCGCTCATCGCCGGCCGGCGACATCCATTCCTCTTCCAGCCCTTCGTCGCTGCAGGTGGCCTTGTTCTACGCCTCGCTCTACCTCATTCCTCTCGCACAGGGAGCCGACAAGCCATGCGGCCTCGCCTTCGCCGCTGACCAGTTCGACGCCGACCACCCCAAAGAGCGCGTGTCCCGCAGCTCCCTCTTCAACTGGTGGTACTTCTCCATGGCCATCGGCATCTCCGTCGCCGTCGCTGTCGTCAGCTACATCCAGGAGAACGTCGGCTGGGCGATCGGCTTCGGCTTGCTTTGTGCCATCATGTTGTGCGCCTTCGCCGTCTTCCTCTCCGGCACCCCCACCTACCGCCTGTATGCGCCCACCACAGGCGCCGAGAGCCCCTTTGCTCGCCTGGGTCGCAGCCTTGTGGTGCTCATGAGGAACTCGAGCTTATTCCGTACAAAAGGATGCCAAGACGAGGATGTCGCGGCCAAGTCGGAGGAGGCGCGCGGCGTGCTGCGGCTGCTGCCGATTTGGGCGGCGTGCCTGGCATATGGCGTGGCGTATGCGCAGATCATGACTCTCTTCAACAAGCAAGGACGCACATTGGACCGACGCGTCTTCGGCGGCCTGGAGCTGCCCCCGGCGGCACTTCAAACGCTGGGGCCGGCGAGCATCCTGTTGTTCGTACCCATCTACGACCGCCTGTTGGTGCCGGCGCTGGGGCGTGCGACGGGCAAGCCGTCGGGGCTGACTCTGCTCCAGCGCGTGGGCGTGGGCATGGTGGTGTCGATGTGTGCGGTGATCGTGGCAGCACTGGTGGAGGGCCGGCGGTTGGAGACGGCATGGGAGCATGGGCTGGTGGACGACGCCGGGGCAACGGTGCCGATGAGCTGGGCGTGGCTGGTGCCACAGTACGCGATGATGGGCGTGGCAGACGTGCTGACGGTGGTGGGCTTGCAGGAGTTCTTCTACGACCAGATGCCCCGCGAGCTGCGCAGCCTCGGCCTGGCACTCTACTTCAGCGTCATGGGCATCGGCGGGTTCATCAGCAGCgccctcatctccttcatcgaCCGTGTTACTAGAAGTGGCGGTGGTGATGGTTGGTTTGCTGACAACCTCAACTGCGCCCACCTTGACTACTTCTACTGGTTGCTCGCAGCGCTCTCGGCCGCTGAGCTCATGCTCTTCGTGTGGCTCGCCAGCTCATACACctacaacaacaaccacaagaggCTTCAGCACTGAGTGATCACTGGGACAATTCCCAGTTGTGTAAAAAAAAATGGTTCACATTGTTCAATAGTAGGTAGTAGGAAACAAGAAATCTGCTACGTAGTATTAAGCGGATGGCATTTGTAATTGCAAATGTTAAAATGAAGGGCGAGCCGATTGGAAATTGATGTACTCTGGCTAGCTTGAGTGTCCAATGCATCTCATCTGTGATCTGAGGTGTTGCAACTCGCAATCATAGAGCGGTTGCGATCCATCTGGCCGACAGGTGCTGTGACGGTACTACAATTCTTTATTATCAAGGGCTCCTCTGAATTGGTGTGTTCTGTAGTGATACGACAAATCAATCCTGCGTTCTTTATCGAGATTGCTCAACTTGGTAAAATAATGTTTGTTTTCGCGGGTTTGGTAAAACAATGTTGTCACAACTCCTGTGGTGTCCAACGACCTCATGATTGAGTATACTGCACTCTGTTTGTGTTCTGTTTCAACGAAGTAGTTCAACAGGGACATCCCAAGGCAAGCAAATCAAGATTACTGTTTTCCTCTGAAACAAAGGGAAAATAAGACCAGCTATTACGACAATGCATGTAACATAGGGGCCATTGTTCTGACTCTGCTTCTATATTGCTAGTACTCCCTACGTTTATTTTTACTCCTCCTATTATATTTttctaaagtcaaactttataaagtttgagcaaatttatattaaaaaatatcaacatctacgacaccaaataaatataatatgaaaatatattccatcatagatctgatgatattgatgttaTATTGTGAACGTTAATAGTTTTTGTATAATAAAGCTGGCCAAACTTTAGAGAGtatgacttcagacaaatctaatATACAGAGTAAAAAGAAATAGAGGGAGCAATAACTAGCTCAAATGCAGTTGTTTCTTCGAGGACATGTCGTCCAAAAATTGCACACGTACACATTTCTGCACAATGAAAAAGGAATGGTTTGATGGTAGGTGCAAGGAATTATTTTCCTTTTACTggttagctactccctccgttcctaaatataaggtgtattattttttcaaaaagtcaactgttgtctatgtttgaccaactttacagcaaaatatataaatatttataatactaaatatataaaatgtaaaaatatagttcatgatgaatctagttataatgatttggtattctagatattgatatttttgtctataaacttggtcaaacttagagaagtttgactttttgaaaaaataatacaccttatattgaggaacggagggagtatatgttaattGTCAGTTGTACTGAACGGGAGACCCGCCCCTcccttttcaattttttcttaTCAAAACTACAAGCTTCAGCTTTTTTCAAAAGAGAAAAGCGTAGTTGTGACCCTTCTTTATGCTCAACATTTTTTGCCAGCATCGAATAAAAGGCTAGAGTTTTGGTTGGTACAGCCATGGCATCCAAAAAtactacttttcct is a window encoding:
- the LOC123047580 gene encoding protein NRT1/ PTR FAMILY 5.10, translating into MAAMADAEAPFLLPTDDDEAAPLAGVSDFRGRPVRRAGSGGWRSAFFVCVVEIAGSFAYFGVSANLITYLTGPLGHSNAAAAAAVNAWSGTACLMPLLGAFVADSWLGRYRSIIVACTLYVLGYGMMTLVTTLQAQRSSPAGDIHSSSSPSSLQVALFYASLYLIPLAQGADKPCGLAFAADQFDADHPKERVSRSSLFNWWYFSMAIGISVAVAVVSYIQENVGWAIGFGLLCAIMLCAFAVFLSGTPTYRLYAPTTGAESPFARLGRSLVVLMRNSSLFRTKGCQDEDVAAKSEEARGVLRLLPIWAACLAYGVAYAQIMTLFNKQGRTLDRRVFGGLELPPAALQTLGPASILLFVPIYDRLLVPALGRATGKPSGLTLLQRVGVGMVVSMCAVIVAALVEGRRLETAWEHGLVDDAGATVPMSWAWLVPQYAMMGVADVLTVVGLQEFFYDQMPRELRSLGLALYFSVMGIGGFISSALISFIDRVTRSGGGDGWFADNLNCAHLDYFYWLLAALSAAELMLFVWLASSYTYNNNHKRLQH